In Acidobacteriota bacterium, the genomic window TTCATCAGGCTCTTTATCCGTTCGAGGTCGAGATTGCGGAACTGGTTCCACTCGGTGATGATCACCATCGCATCACAACCGGAGACGGCATCGTAAGGGTCGCTTGCATATTCGATATCGGGATATATCTTACTCGTATTCTCCATAGCTGCCGGATCATATGCCCTTATCTTCGCCCCTTTCTCTTTTAACCTTCCTACTATCGCGATGGCGGGTGATTCTCGGATATCGTCGGTGTTTGGCTTGAAGGAAAGGCCAAGCACGGCGATCTCCTTCCCTTTTAGCTCTCCAATTACCCGGGCTATCTTCTCCACCATCAACTCCCTCTGCCTCTCGTTCACCCCGATTACCGCCTTCACAATGGATAGATCATACCCTTTCTCCTCAGCGATCTGGACGATTGCCCGAGTATCTTTGGGAAAGCAGCTTCCGCCGAACCCTGGTCCTGGGTGGAGAAATTTGGGACCGATCCGTTTATCAAGCCCCATCCCCTTCGCTACTATGTGGACATCAGCTCCCACCAGCTCGCAGAGGTTTGCCATCTCGTTGATAAATGAGACCTTGGTGGCGAGGAAGGCGTTGGAAGCGTATTTTATCATCTCCGCGGTCTCGATGTTGGTTATTACAAACGGGGTCTCGATGAGGAATAAAGGGGAGTATAAGTCCTTCATAATGGCTATCGCCTCACTCGACTCCGCCCCTATTACCACCCGATCGGGTCGCATAAAGTCCTCTATCGCTGAACCCTCACGGAGGAACTCGGGGTTCGAGACCACATCGAAGTTGACCTTCTCCTTCTGGTGTTCTTTGATGATCCGCTTTATCCGCTCGCCGGTTCCCACTGGTACCGTGCTCTTGGTGACGATCACCTTGTAGCCGTTCATATTTTCGGCGATGCTTCTTGCTACCTCGTCAATATAGGAGAGATCGGCGGAACCATCCTCCTTCGGTGGGGTACCCACAGCGATGAAGATGACAAGCGCCTTCTTTACCCCTTCGGCGATATCGGTGGTGAAGGTGAGGAGCCCTTCCGCCATATATTTCTTTATCTTTTCCTCGAGCCCTGGTTCATAAATCGGGATCTCCCCCCGATTGAGCATCTCGATCTTCTCTTTATCTTTGTCGATGCCGGTGACCTTTAAGCCAAACTCGGCGAAACAGGCGCCGGTGACCAGCCCTACATAGCCAGTGCCAACTATTGCGATGTTCACTTTTCCCCCTCCTCGAATTTGGTCGATCTTCTTTCCCTCTCTTTGATCAGCGTAATCAAGGTAGCAAAATCCCTATCTATTGTCAACTTTAGAAGAGCGCATTTACTCGCTTACCTCTTCTCTTCTGAGGCGGCTTTGGGATTGATTTTTTAGCGGACGATTCAGCTGGGAGAGATTTTCTTGACATATTCTTAGATGAAGGGTTAAACTAAATTATGATTTTAAAGAAAAATAGTGAAACGAAAATTATATAGTTATATTTAAATGGCTCAATGACCTTGATGAATCGCAAAAGGAGGAGGCTATGAAATGCATAGGAAGGATGTTGCTGGTCATCCTTCTCTTGGGAAGCGCCGTTCTCGCCTTGGCTGAAGAGAAGGGAAAGCGGTTCGAGGTTTCCTTATCCGGCGGTATTTCCTATGCCACTTCCAGCTTTGGTTTTTCGCCTGAGGTCGGTTTTTCCTTCTATCCGGTGGAGAACTTCGCCCTTTCCTTCGGCTTTGGCGTAGCCTATCACCTCCCCGAACTCGATTTCCGACAGTTTGCGGATTTGGTGGGGGATGCTACCCAGGATGAGATCATCATACGGGTAAGAAGCCAGTATCGCTTATTTTCCACCCTCAGTGCGGAGTACTCCTTCGATCTTTCCCCGCGGATTAAACCCTTTGCCAACGCAGGGATCGGCTGGTGCGGTGATTATGTGGACATCAATGTATACAACTGGACCTCTTCCAACCTTGCCAATTCTAAGGATGTTAGATATCGGAAGAACGGTTCCTTCTTCCTCTTCGGTGGTGGGATCGGGTGCCCCCTGGGAGAAAAGGGGGTCTTGAAGCTGATGCTGCGGGTTCTCAACCCCGGCGGGGATTTTTCTACCTATCAGGTAATCGCTCGTTTGGGCTTCAGGTTTTAAACAAATACGAGGTGCTCCGATGAAGGTATCGATCGGTTTATCGAGTAGGAGATTTGTGGTTCCTCTCATCATTCTTCTTCTTTTTAGCTCCGCCTTAGCCCTTGGTGATGATGAGAGGAAGAACGAAATAGCGGGCTATGTAAGCGGTTATTTTTGCATAGGCGACGGAGCGGAAAGTTACCTCTCCTTTGATATTGGGTATGAGAGAAGGTTCAACGATCGGATCTCCTTCGCGGTATCGGTAGGGTATGTTCCCCTGATGTGGGATTATAACTTGGCAAGCTCGGCAAGGGTGAATTTTAAGAAGAGCTTCGGTGGCTCCAGGAATTTCACCAGCGTCTCTAAGGTGGGGTCCGAGCTCGATCTTTATTTCGGTCTCTACTTCTATCTCCTTCGTCAGAGGGATAAAAGGTATGATCTCTTCCTCTATCTGGGAAACAGTTACTATCGGTGGTCTGAGAGCCATAAAGCATATTCTGATGATTCCTCCCGTACTGAGACCCTCTCCAACTCGGATTCCTTTTTCTCTCCATTGGATGTGGGCGTTGGACTTAGGTACAGATTTAGCAAGAGACATTTCTTGAGGGGAGAGTGGCGGTTGGGAAATGTCCTCTCGGGGGAAGAGCAGATATGGAAGCTCCTTCTCGGTCTTAGCTATCGGTTCTGAGAATCAAGTCAGGCTTAGGAGAAGGGTAAGCCCTGTCCCTACACAAGATATGGAGAGAATATAACGGTATGCTCGGTTCCTTGTGAAAGATAAGAGGGGCGCAAGTATCACCGATCATCTCTTTAGAGTGGAGGGACAGCCCTCGCCGCTGTCCGCATTTTTGATAATTGCCCGTTTTTCTCAATAGGGCGGACAGGAACGAGCCCTGTCCCTACATAGATTGAGATATAAAACCCCTACAAATATGGGGATAGGGACAAACGGTCTTTTCTTTTCTTTCCTGTTTGACAATGGATGAAAAGCTGTGCTACCTTCCTTACAAAATAAGGAGGGTAGCAATTGGCGCTTCTCAAAGCCCCGGCGGATACGAGAGTGCTTCTTTGTGGCGCCCAGGTGCCTTTCTTTCGTGGAGGGGCAGAACAGCTGATCTCCTCCCTCTCCGAGCATCTCCGTCGGCTCGGCTATCAGGTGGATGTGACCCAGCTTCCCTTCAAGTGGTATCCCAATCGCAATATCTTCCATCACGCTTTAGCTTGGCGCCTGCTCGATCTTTCTGAGGCGCATGGGGTTAGCATAGACATCCTCATCGCTACCAAATTCCCCTCCTATCTCGCCCGCCACAAGAATAAAGTGGTCTGGCTGGTGCACCAGTTCCGTCAGGTGTATGATTTCTACGGCACCATCTACTCCGGCTTCGATGCTCATAGTAAAGAAGACAACGAGATAAGGGAGATGATAATCAAGATGGATAAGCTCGCCCTGTCCGAGGCGCGGGCGCTTTTTGCCATTTCGAGAAATGTGGCGGAAAGGCTGGAGAGATATAATGGCTTGAAGGCAGAACCCCTTTACCCTCCCTTACCTCATCCGGAACGATATTATACCGAGGGCTATGGGGATTTCATCTTCTCTGCCTCACGGCTGGAGGAGGATAAGCGGATAGACCTCCTCCTTCGCGCCCTTGCCCATACCGATAAAAGGATACGAGCGAAGATCGTAGGAAGAGGGACGAGGAGGGAGAAGCTTGAGCAATTAGCGCGGGAGCTCGGGGTAAGGGATCGGGTGGACTTCCTCGGTTTCGTCCCCGAAGAGGAGCTGTATCGCCTCTATGCCAATGCCTTTGCCGTTTACTTCGCCCCCATTGATGAGGACTACGGCTATGTTACTGTGGAGGCGTTTACCTCGAAAAAGCCGGTGATAACCGGGAAGGATTCCGGAGGTATTCTCGAATTCGTTGAGGAGGGAGAAACCGGTTTTATCTGCCAGCCGGAACCGGAAGCTGTGGCAAAGAGGATAGAACTCCTCTTTAAGGATAAGGATTTGGCGAGAAGGCTCGGTGAGGCGGGTTACTGCAGGGTAAAGGATATCACCTGGGAGAAGACGATAAAAGCCCTTCTCTCTGCCGCCTCTTAATTATTAGAGGATTATCTCCATCTCTTTGACCAGCTCTGGGGGAAGATCGCCTATCTTGGCTCCGAATGGGGCTAAGATTGAAGATAGATCGGAGAGAGCCTTCTCTCGCCAGTGGCGGAGAAAAGGAGGAAGATTTGAGCGATCTATTCTCCTCTTCTTTCCAGGAAGGGAGAGCGCCTTTTCTATCGCCTTTATATAGTCATCCTTCATCAGGGGAAGGGTGTGTTCCTTTTTGGCGTATCTTCTTGCTTTTTCCCCCATTTCCTCCCGGAGTCTCTTATCCTCAATAAGCTTGCTGAGGGCGCTTACCAACGCCCTTTCCTCGTTGATCAGGGATATCCTCATCACGCATTCATCGGGGATGTCTGCTAAATGGGGAAGCTCTGAGATGAGGACTGGTTTTCCCGCCATCATAATCCGAAGGAGGGTGGCGGAGGTCTCGTAGACAGTGGGATAGCGCAGGTT contains:
- a CDS encoding UDP-glucose/GDP-mannose dehydrogenase family protein, whose product is MNIAIVGTGYVGLVTGACFAEFGLKVTGIDKDKEKIEMLNRGEIPIYEPGLEEKIKKYMAEGLLTFTTDIAEGVKKALVIFIAVGTPPKEDGSADLSYIDEVARSIAENMNGYKVIVTKSTVPVGTGERIKRIIKEHQKEKVNFDVVSNPEFLREGSAIEDFMRPDRVVIGAESSEAIAIMKDLYSPLFLIETPFVITNIETAEMIKYASNAFLATKVSFINEMANLCELVGADVHIVAKGMGLDKRIGPKFLHPGPGFGGSCFPKDTRAIVQIAEEKGYDLSIVKAVIGVNERQRELMVEKIARVIGELKGKEIAVLGLSFKPNTDDIRESPAIAIVGRLKEKGAKIRAYDPAAMENTSKIYPDIEYASDPYDAVSGCDAMVIITEWNQFRNLDLERIKSLMKKPVMIDLRNIYEPERMKKLGFIYDCVGRVRRSEFAKEKRDD
- a CDS encoding glycosyltransferase family 4 protein, which gives rise to MALLKAPADTRVLLCGAQVPFFRGGAEQLISSLSEHLRRLGYQVDVTQLPFKWYPNRNIFHHALAWRLLDLSEAHGVSIDILIATKFPSYLARHKNKVVWLVHQFRQVYDFYGTIYSGFDAHSKEDNEIREMIIKMDKLALSEARALFAISRNVAERLERYNGLKAEPLYPPLPHPERYYTEGYGDFIFSASRLEEDKRIDLLLRALAHTDKRIRAKIVGRGTRREKLEQLARELGVRDRVDFLGFVPEEELYRLYANAFAVYFAPIDEDYGYVTVEAFTSKKPVITGKDSGGILEFVEEGETGFICQPEPEAVAKRIELLFKDKDLARRLGEAGYCRVKDITWEKTIKALLSAAS